The SAR324 cluster bacterium region GATCGAATCACTCAATAGTCGACTCAGGCATTACCTGGCCCGATTGCACCGTAGAACGCTTTGCTACAGTAAATCCAAAAGGATGTTAGAAATTTCTTTGAAACTACTCATCCATAAACTTAACAATGCTTAGGCGCCAATGCCAAATTAAAAGCTCACTAGACCATAAATCAATACAACACTTGCCAACACTACTGGGGCAAAAAAAACCCAGTTACTAGCTTTTCTCAGTTTGATTTCCTCTGTCTGGTTCCAGTCTGTTCTGAGCACGCTCCGCTCTTTCAACTTTAGTCTGTGGGCTTCTTGAGTCCTTTGTTCATTTTCTCGCTTCCAGGTTTCTCTCAACGAGCGTATTGATTGTTCACTTTCCCGTATCTTCTCTTCTAGTTGTTTAAGTCTATACTCCACATAAACTTCTTGGGCTTTACTCGGATCGCCTTCTGCAATTTCAAGAGCCTTTTGCCTTAAGTCCTGAATGTAATGATCATTGCCAAGTTCTTCAGCTATGATGGAGTAGATTTGCTCTCGACTAACAGTTTCCAATTAACCTCCAATGGTATCTTCGTTTGCATCCTGCACCGAAAGAAATTCGGATAATCTCGAAATCTTAATTTGCGATATCCTACCAACCTGGGATCATATTTCCACCTTTAATTTATAATATTCTCAACTCTTCAGGGGGTGACAATCAATTTGTTGTGGTATCTCAGGTCAATTCGTTGGGGAAGTTTGTGTTTTTCCTGAATGGGACCATAAACTTTCTCAAAAATTTCAACCCTTTCTACAAAGAAATTACTACCAAAATAGATGATCGTTGGTTCATTAAACAACTTAACCTTGACGTTGAGTGGTTCTTCGACATCGATATATTGAATATTTCGTCTGAATGCTTCGTTTAATCGTAATGAATCCTGAAATCTCAAAGCCTGGCCCAACCTAAAGGAATCTGTGAAATCAGATAGATCCTGTCGATCAAAACCTCTAAGAACTGGAGGATTGATGATTCCATCACTCTTGACTTCCATCAGTAGATTTCTATTTTCATCGATCAGAAAAAGATTACCGTGATGTTCGATAGTTGCTTTAGTACCGAATTCTTCAATAAAGAAATGGAGTTGGTCAGGAAAGTAGCGCCTTACGTGAGATGTTTTCACAATTGTGTTCATGTTTGCTTTTGCAGCCAGTTCATAGGGATCAAGTGTCGACAAGTTATTTGATGAGGGCAACTCGACCGCACTTAAAATATCATCTTCACTCAACAGTTGGATCCCTTCAACACTAAGCTGCTGTAGTTGCTGTTGAAATAAGTTAGGAGCCAATTGAAAAGT contains the following coding sequences:
- a CDS encoding FtsQ-type POTRA domain-containing protein, with amino-acid sequence MTLVDCRGMEAKAMQDLKKRPTRRNPQKPSRKITPVTIKKSDGRRIMVMPEQIPSRMKRQKKTTSVNSVSFSDSLKILGALSLTMLRMIPSMALLLAVSWLAWGTFQLAPNLFQQQLQQLSVEGIQLLSEDDILSAVELPSSNNLSTLDPYELAAKANMNTIVKTSHVRRYFPDQLHFFIEEFGTKATIEHHGNLFLIDENRNLLMEVKSDGIINPPVLRGFDRQDLSDFTDSFRLGQALRFQDSLRLNEAFRRNIQYIDVEEPLNVKVKLFNEPTIIYFGSNFFVERVEIFEKVYGPIQEKHKLPQRIDLRYHNKLIVTP
- a CDS encoding IS1 family transposase, translating into IESLNSRLRHYLARLHRRTLCYSKSKRMLEISLKLLIHKLNNA